The following proteins are encoded in a genomic region of Amyelois transitella isolate CPQ chromosome 14, ilAmyTran1.1, whole genome shotgun sequence:
- the LOC106129160 gene encoding esterase B1 codes for MLVEVEQGTLRGATCGSGEETYIGFKGIPYAKPPIGKLRFKAPEPPESWVGERDASQHGPVCPQYNERLDCIEPGSEDCLYLNVFTTTLTPSEPRPVMVWIHGGGFYTGSGNSDYYGPEFLIKHNVILVTLNYRLEVLGFLCLDNDEVPGNAGLKDQVAALKWVKKNIAKFGGDPENVTLFGCSAGAASVCYHLVSKMSQGLFNKAICQSGVCLNEWGYNLYPRERAFQLAKLLGKETQDPAELLEYLRSLPTSSLVKIELPILQVEKFDLADNILFGPVIEKSHLNVEKFISESPVDMVTRGDVGNVPVIVGYVSGEGIEISRKLPHLTAFLGMPGAVVPRELKFKLPREKLYDIDQMIRKFYFDGKDITENSLQEYTNLETDRLFAYNIMRYARYHAHYCSMPVFVYKFTAETERNYYKRHYKMEAVKGVCHADELPYLFDVKCIDIPKPDKSWKVIDNLTKLWTNFAITGNPTPSSELPQWKPFKDGARNTFIIGDDLVCAEDEDEANMQFWEDVYGESVLNNLRPNSQKRFK; via the exons GCTGAGAGGCGCGACTTGTGGGTCTGGCGAGGAAACTTACATTGGCTTCAAAGGGATACCTTATGCCAAACCGCCCATAggaaaattaagattcaag GCTCCGGAACCTCCCGAATCATGGGTGGGAGAGCGCGACGCGTCGCAGCACGGGCCTGTTTGTCCGCAGTACAACGAACGCCTGGACTGCATCGAGCCAGGCAGCGAGGACTGCCTCTACCTCAACGTGTTCACCACAACACTCACCCCGTCAGAGCCCCGCCCCGTCATGGTCTGGATCCACGGTGGCGGCTTCTACACCGGCTCGGGAAACTCGGACTATTACGGCCCAGaattcttaataaaacataacgtGATATTAGTAACCCTTAACTACAGACTGGAAGTCCTTGGCTTTTTATGTCTGGACAACGACGAAGTACCAGGCAATGCTGGTTTGAAAGACCAAGTCGCGGCGTTGAAGTGGGTGAAGAAAAACATCGCCAAATTCGGAGGCGATCCGGAGAACGTCACGCTATTTGGATGCAGCGCGGGCGCAGCATCTGTCTGTTACCATTTGGTATCGAAAATGAGTCAAGGCCTGTTCAACAAGGCGATATGTCAAAGCGGAGTTTGCCTTAACGAATGGGGTTACAATCTGTACCCTCGCGAGAGAGCCTTCCAATTGGCTAAACTATTAGGAAAAGAAACACAGGATCCCGCTGAACTATTAGAGTATCTAAGAAGTTTGCCGACTTCGTCTTTAGTCAAAATCGAACTGCCAATACTGCAAGTCGAAAAATTCGATCTAGCAGACAATATTCTGTTCGGACCTGTGATAGAGAAGTCTCATTTGAACGTTGAGAAGTTTATATCAGAATCTCCAGTGGATATGGTCACGAGAGGCGACGTAGGGAATGTCCCGGTTATTGTGGGGTACGTTTCGGGCGAGGGCATCGAAATATCGAGAAAGCTGCCGCATTTGACGGCGTTTCTGGGTATGCCGGGTGCTGTGGTCCCCAGAGAGCTGAAGTTCAAGTTGCCTCGCGAGAAATTGTATGATATCGACCAGATGATCCgcaaattttatttcgatGGTAAAGATATTACTGAGAACTCACTACAGGAATATACCAATCTGGAGACGGACAGGCTTTTTGCTTACAACATAATGAGGTATGCGAGGTACCACGCACACTATTGCTCTATGCCAGTCTTCGTCTACAAGTTTACGGCGGAAACTGAAAGGAATTACTATAAGAGACATTACAAAATGGAGGCGGTAAAAGGAGTCTGCCACGCGGATGAATTGCCGTACTTATTCGATGTTAAATGTATTGATATACCGAAGCCAGATAAATCTTGGAAAGTTATAGATAATTTAACGAAATTGTGGACGAATTTCGCCATTACGGG AAATCCCACGCCGTCCAGTGAACTGCCCCAGTGGAAGCCGTTCAAGGACGGGGCGCGCAACACGTTCATCATCGGTGATGACCTCGTGTGCGCTGAGGATGAAGACGAGGCCAACATGCAGTTCTGGGAAGACGTTTATGGGGAATCGGTACTGAACAACTTACGGCCCAATTCTCAGAAACGTTTCAAGTGA
- the LOC106129162 gene encoding splicing factor U2af 38 kDa subunit: MAEYLAAIFGTEKDKVNCSFYFKIGACRHGDRCSRIHNKPTFSQTVLLQNLYVNPQNSAKSADGSHLVVANVSDEEMQEHYDNFFEDVFVESEDKYGEIEEMNVCDNLGDHLVGNVYIKFRREEDAEKAVNDLNNRWFGGRPVYAELSPVTDFREACCRQYEMGECTRSGFCNFMHLKPISRELRRYLYSRRSKGGRRSRSRSRDKRRRSRSRERRRAPDAPRNSRAGRY, translated from the exons ATGGCCGAGTATTTGGCGGCTATATTCGGCACAGAAAAggataa AGTAAACTGCTCCTTCTATTTCAAAATCGGTGCCTGTCGCCACGGAGATCGCTGCTCGCGTATCCATAACAAACCTACGTTCTCACAGACCGTCTTActacaaaatttatatgtgAATCCACAAAACTCAGCTAAATCTGCAGATGGTAGCCATT TGGTCGTAGCCAATGTATCTGATGAGGAGATGCAGGAGCATTATGATAACTTCTTCGAAGATGTCTTTGTGGAAAGTGAAGACAAATATGGTGAGATAGAGGAAATGAATGTTTGCGACAACCTCGGAGATCATTTGGTTGGCAACGTGTATATAAAG TTCCGTCGTGAAGAAGATGCTGAGAAGGCAGTGAACGACCTCAACAACCGTTGGTTTGGCGGACGCCCAGTCTACGCTGAGCTGTCTCCCGTCACGGACTTCCGTGAGGCTTGCTGCCGTCAGTACGAGATGGGGGAGTGTACTCGCAGTGGCTTCTGCAACTTTATGCACCTCAAGCCTATCTCCAGGGAGTTGAGGAG ATACCTGTACTCGCGGCGCAGCAAGGGCGGGCGGCGCTCGCGCTCGCGCTCGCGGGACAAGCGGCGCCGCTCCCGCTCGCGCGAGCGACGCCGCGCGCCCGACGCGCCGCGCAACTCCCGCGCCGGCCGCTACTAG